A region of Hymenobacter sp. J193 DNA encodes the following proteins:
- a CDS encoding IS110 family transposase: protein MPSAKPLIPPLKYVVGIDIAKSSFVACFGQVDGHQQLLFGKETTFENTLGGFASLLSWVARQQAVAVPLWFVVEATGVYYEELAYFLADQQQLLSVLLPNKVKHFARSTELKSKTDQLDARLLCRLGLERALPAWQPPTPALRQLRALARERQVLTKQGAQLKARVHAYQHSYQPDSRTLARLAAQQQLILQQLAALDQDLTELLAAEPELARKLTQLTSIPGIGLTTAIIVVAETSGFALVENERQLASYAGLDVVQRQSGLSAHATRISKRGNTRLRTALYLPALSSLRHNPRQIAFYARLRTRHPSGKPGVIAVMRKLLVLCYSLWKNDQAYNPDYPTAHQSRHEIAPATEVSRGYTG, encoded by the coding sequence ATGCCCTCCGCAAAACCCCTGATTCCCCCGCTCAAGTACGTTGTCGGAATCGACATTGCCAAGAGCTCCTTTGTCGCCTGCTTTGGCCAGGTGGACGGCCACCAGCAGTTGCTCTTTGGCAAGGAAACTACCTTTGAAAACACGCTGGGCGGCTTTGCCAGCCTGCTCAGCTGGGTGGCCCGGCAGCAAGCGGTTGCCGTTCCGCTGTGGTTTGTGGTCGAAGCCACCGGCGTCTACTACGAGGAGCTAGCGTACTTTTTAGCCGATCAGCAGCAGCTACTCAGCGTGCTGTTGCCCAATAAGGTGAAGCATTTTGCCCGCAGCACGGAACTCAAAAGCAAGACCGACCAGCTGGACGCGCGCTTGCTCTGCCGGTTGGGTCTGGAGCGGGCGCTGCCTGCCTGGCAGCCGCCCACGCCGGCGCTGCGGCAGCTGCGGGCCCTGGCCCGCGAGCGGCAGGTGCTGACCAAGCAAGGGGCGCAGCTCAAAGCCCGCGTACATGCTTACCAGCATAGCTACCAGCCCGATAGCCGAACATTGGCACGCCTGGCGGCCCAGCAGCAACTTATCCTGCAGCAGTTGGCAGCGCTGGACCAGGACCTGACGGAACTGCTGGCGGCCGAGCCGGAGCTGGCGCGCAAGTTGACGCAGTTGACGAGCATTCCCGGCATTGGGCTGACGACAGCCATCATCGTGGTAGCCGAAACCAGCGGCTTTGCCCTGGTCGAGAATGAGCGTCAACTCGCTTCCTATGCCGGCCTGGACGTGGTGCAGCGGCAAAGCGGCCTCTCGGCGCATGCCACCCGCATTTCCAAGCGCGGCAACACGCGCCTGCGCACGGCGCTCTATTTGCCCGCGCTCAGCAGCCTGCGCCATAACCCGCGGCAAATCGCCTTTTATGCCCGTTTGCGTACGCGTCACCCCAGCGGCAAGCCGGGCGTCATTGCTGTCATGCGCAAACTGCTCGTGCTCTGCTACTCGCTCTGGAAAAACGATCAAGCGTATAATCCCGACTATCCCACGGCCCACCAGAGCAGACATGAAATAGCCCCGGCCACAGAAGTGAGCCGAGGCTACACAGGATGA
- a CDS encoding efflux RND transporter periplasmic adaptor subunit, with product MNKIASLLLLLSLTLAGCGADKKETAEAEPAAKGQESGEAGEAEEASDMVTLSAAEQQAAGLKTARLTDRPMGAGLAVTGTLDVPPESTVNITAPLGGFVENTELLQGARVRKGEVLATIRNPEFVTLQQDYLETRARLDYARTELARQKELYEQEVAPQKNYQRAQADYRALQVQTNAQAARLRLAGLPVGGRIVTTASLRAPRAGFVRTVNVTVGQAVTATDALFEIVDPEHLHVELTVFERDVARVQKNQLIRFTLASDSAGSRRERTARVYLVGKAIGEDRTVRVHGHLDQENDPALLPGLYVRALIETGRTQAPTLPDAALVRFEGKNYAFAVEAAGRYRLVPVTLGRSEDNFTEVTLPEGVAATTTFVTDGAYSLLAKMKNAEEEE from the coding sequence ATGAATAAGATTGCATCCCTACTCCTGCTGCTCAGCCTAACCCTGGCCGGCTGCGGTGCTGACAAGAAAGAAACCGCGGAGGCCGAACCCGCTGCCAAAGGCCAGGAATCCGGTGAAGCCGGTGAAGCCGAAGAAGCTTCCGATATGGTGACCCTCTCCGCGGCCGAACAGCAGGCCGCGGGCCTGAAAACCGCCCGCCTGACCGATCGGCCCATGGGCGCAGGGCTGGCCGTGACCGGCACCCTGGACGTGCCCCCAGAAAGCACCGTCAACATCACGGCCCCACTGGGCGGCTTCGTGGAGAATACGGAGCTGCTGCAGGGGGCCCGCGTGCGCAAGGGCGAGGTGCTGGCCACCATCCGCAACCCCGAGTTCGTGACCCTGCAGCAAGACTACCTCGAAACCCGCGCCCGCCTCGACTACGCCCGCACCGAGCTGGCCCGCCAAAAAGAACTCTACGAGCAGGAAGTAGCCCCCCAGAAAAACTACCAGCGCGCCCAGGCCGATTATCGGGCCCTGCAGGTGCAAACCAACGCCCAGGCGGCCCGGCTGCGGTTGGCCGGCCTACCCGTGGGTGGGCGCATCGTCACCACGGCCAGCCTCCGTGCCCCGCGGGCGGGCTTCGTGCGCACGGTCAACGTCACGGTGGGGCAGGCCGTGACGGCCACCGATGCCCTGTTTGAAATCGTGGACCCTGAGCACCTGCACGTGGAGCTTACCGTCTTCGAGCGCGACGTGGCCCGGGTGCAGAAGAACCAACTCATTCGCTTTACGCTGGCCAGCGACTCCGCCGGCTCGCGCCGCGAGCGCACGGCCCGCGTCTACCTGGTCGGTAAGGCCATTGGCGAGGACCGCACGGTGCGCGTGCACGGCCATTTGGACCAGGAAAACGACCCCGCCCTGCTGCCCGGCCTCTACGTGCGGGCCCTGATTGAAACCGGCCGCACCCAGGCCCCGACCTTGCCCGACGCGGCCCTGGTCCGCTTCGAGGGCAAGAACTACGCCTTTGCCGTGGAAGCCGCCGGCCGCTACCGCCTGGTGCCGGTAACCCTGGGCCGCAGCGAGGACAACTTCACCGAAGTCACCCTGCCCGAAGGAGTGGCGGCCACGACCACCTTCGTCACGGACGGCGCCTACTCGCTGCTGGCCAAGATGAAAAACGCCGAAGAGGAAGAATAG
- a CDS encoding TetR/AcrR family transcriptional regulator, translating into MSRPQEFDTTEALHQAMRAFWRKGYEATSLTDLLAATGLSKSSLYATFGGKRDLFLAAFDAYRQARARDAHRVLQQQPARRAIETFFHSLFADVNSNEPLLGCMSINQAVELAPHDPAVRQRVVEDLQQMEEVLTQAIERGQQDGSVASPRPARELARLLVLAFPGLQVMARAGYRRQQLDDAQQLLFTCLDR; encoded by the coding sequence ATGTCACGTCCCCAGGAATTTGATACCACGGAAGCGCTGCACCAGGCCATGCGGGCGTTCTGGCGCAAGGGCTACGAGGCGACTTCCCTGACCGATTTGCTGGCCGCCACGGGCCTGAGCAAAAGCAGCCTCTACGCCACCTTTGGGGGCAAGCGCGACTTGTTCCTTGCGGCTTTTGACGCCTACCGGCAGGCCCGGGCCCGCGACGCACACCGGGTGCTGCAGCAGCAGCCCGCCCGCCGGGCCATCGAGACCTTTTTCCACTCGCTGTTTGCCGACGTCAATTCAAACGAACCCTTGCTGGGCTGCATGAGCATCAACCAAGCGGTGGAACTGGCCCCGCACGACCCCGCGGTGCGGCAACGAGTGGTCGAGGACTTGCAGCAGATGGAGGAAGTATTGACCCAAGCGATTGAACGTGGCCAGCAGGATGGCTCGGTGGCCAGCCCGCGCCCGGCCCGGGAGCTGGCCCGGCTCCTGGTGTTGGCTTTCCCCGGCTTGCAGGTCATGGCCCGGGCGGGTTATCGCCGCCAGCAGCTGGACGACGCGCAGCAGCTCCTCTTTACCTGTCTGGACAGGTAG
- a CDS encoding Tn3 family transposase: protein MQQALATAQALTQPAKRSYLEFLEAHYAAIKRFSAPLLADLDWENAFTGDDFFAALLVVRDLLTGTRRQLPPQPPRAFMAPAWQAFVGATGGPLSVPAYALSVLATLRERLRSGDVYVRHSRKHASLDSYLIPLNQWPALRADACAQLGLPAVPVQQLDDHLHELEGHLPRMEQILREGGDIRLNAQGELVVTPLAAAEVPVSAQELAAQVGQRLPLVELSELLGEVDAWTGFSRVLLGPEPVAAQRALLYAALLAAACNIPLTDMARSTALDYQALWWVASNYLREDALKQATTCLVNYQYRQPLAAAWGGGTLSSSDGQRFPVRGHVRAARALPRYYGYGQGLTFYTHTADQYSQFGSRAIASTVRDATYVLDEVLGNETELPLLEHTTDTHGYTDLVFALFDLLGLRFSPRLRDLKDQRLCKIQGRDLVYPSLKFTARFHPEFVRRHWDELLRVAASLKLGYVTSSLLISKLQAYPRQHQLTTLLQEYGRLLKTNFILRYLQSQPLRRRIHAQLNKGEQLHALRSWLWFGGDGALRRQQDEQQQETVRCLNLLTNLVVVWNTRYMQEVVAQLRREGEAVAAEDLRFLSPARYRHINRLGRYSFLPDETGLLAGLRPLRTGA, encoded by the coding sequence CTGCAGCAGGCCCTGGCCACCGCCCAGGCCCTGACGCAGCCCGCCAAGCGCTCCTACCTGGAGTTTCTCGAAGCCCATTACGCGGCCATCAAGCGCTTTTCGGCCCCGCTGCTGGCCGACCTGGACTGGGAGAACGCCTTCACCGGCGACGACTTCTTCGCCGCCCTGCTGGTGGTGCGCGACTTGCTGACCGGCACCCGCCGCCAGTTGCCGCCCCAGCCGCCCCGGGCGTTTATGGCACCGGCCTGGCAGGCGTTTGTGGGCGCGACGGGTGGGCCGCTTTCGGTGCCGGCCTACGCCCTGAGCGTGCTGGCCACCCTGCGCGAGCGGTTGCGCTCGGGGGACGTGTACGTGCGCCACTCCCGCAAACACGCCAGCCTGGACAGCTACCTCATTCCGCTCAACCAATGGCCCGCGCTGCGGGCCGACGCCTGCGCCCAGCTGGGCTTGCCCGCCGTCCCAGTGCAGCAATTGGACGACCACCTGCACGAGTTGGAAGGGCACCTGCCGCGCATGGAGCAGATTCTACGGGAAGGCGGCGACATCCGCCTCAACGCGCAAGGCGAATTGGTGGTGACCCCGCTCGCCGCGGCCGAGGTGCCGGTCTCCGCCCAGGAATTGGCCGCGCAGGTCGGCCAGCGCCTGCCGCTGGTGGAACTGAGCGAGCTGCTGGGCGAAGTGGATGCCTGGACCGGCTTCTCCCGCGTACTCCTGGGCCCCGAGCCGGTGGCGGCGCAGCGGGCGCTGCTCTACGCCGCGCTGCTGGCCGCCGCGTGCAACATCCCGCTCACGGACATGGCCCGCAGCACCGCCCTGGACTACCAGGCCCTGTGGTGGGTGGCCAGCAACTACCTGCGCGAAGACGCGCTCAAGCAGGCCACCACGTGCCTGGTCAATTACCAGTACCGCCAGCCATTGGCCGCGGCCTGGGGCGGTGGAACGCTTTCCTCGTCCGATGGGCAGCGCTTTCCCGTGCGCGGCCACGTGCGCGCCGCCCGGGCGCTGCCGCGCTACTACGGCTACGGCCAGGGGCTCACCTTTTACACCCACACGGCCGACCAGTATTCGCAGTTCGGCAGCCGGGCGATTGCCTCCACCGTCCGCGACGCCACCTACGTGCTCGACGAGGTGCTGGGCAACGAAACGGAGCTGCCCCTGCTCGAGCACACCACCGACACGCACGGCTACACCGACCTGGTCTTTGCCCTGTTCGATTTGCTGGGCCTGCGCTTCTCGCCCCGGCTGCGCGATTTGAAGGACCAGCGCCTGTGCAAAATCCAGGGCCGCGACCTGGTCTACCCCTCCCTAAAATTCACGGCCCGCTTCCACCCCGAATTCGTGCGCCGCCACTGGGACGAGCTGCTACGCGTGGCCGCCTCGTTGAAGTTGGGCTACGTCACCTCCTCGCTGCTCATCAGCAAGCTGCAGGCCTACCCCCGGCAGCACCAGCTCACCACACTGCTGCAGGAATACGGCCGGCTGCTGAAAACCAACTTCATCCTGCGCTACCTGCAAAGCCAGCCGCTGCGCCGCCGCATCCACGCCCAGCTCAACAAAGGCGAGCAGCTGCACGCGCTGCGCAGCTGGCTCTGGTTCGGCGGCGACGGGGCCCTGCGCCGCCAGCAGGACGAGCAGCAGCAGGAAACCGTGCGCTGCCTGAACCTGCTCACCAACCTGGTCGTGGTCTGGAATACCCGGTATATGCAGGAAGTGGTCGCCCAGCTGAGGCGTGAAGGGGAAGCAGTCGCTGCCGAAGACCTGCGTTTCCTCTCGCCGGCGCGCTACCGGCACATCAATCGCCTCGGGCGCTACTCGTTCCTGCCCGACGAAACCGGGCTCCTGGCCGGACTACGGCCATTAAGAACCGGCGCTTAG
- a CDS encoding replication initiation protein: protein MAAPESTVPIEIRQHNALTTARYEMSACEMDIVFSLLSKLTKQDKAGTIYEIRVQELMEMTGRTWNYKQLLESTENLNSRVYHIETGKTLLQVSLLASALYRKGEGTIELEISERMRPFLIDLKSNFTSYRLQAAFSLSSKYAKRIYQLASQWKDIGETKTYSLDEFKGMLKLKDPAGKEPEQYAQISSLQKYVLDVATTQINEHTDLRIKYELLKKGRSFQSIKFYVNTQVPQQLPIPFELEADDAKMQLARKHLETLGIAEPKLVQEILQSPKHVDALFAFIYKLKTDKIKATKNPGGLFLKMQGLR, encoded by the coding sequence ATGGCCGCGCCCGAATCCACCGTCCCGATAGAAATTCGGCAGCATAACGCGCTGACGACGGCCCGCTACGAGATGAGTGCCTGCGAGATGGACATCGTCTTCTCGCTCCTCTCTAAGCTCACCAAGCAGGACAAGGCCGGCACCATCTACGAAATCCGGGTCCAGGAGCTGATGGAGATGACCGGGCGCACCTGGAACTACAAGCAGCTGCTCGAATCCACTGAGAACCTCAACAGCCGGGTCTATCACATCGAGACCGGCAAAACCCTGCTGCAGGTGAGTCTGCTGGCCTCGGCGCTGTACCGCAAGGGCGAGGGCACCATTGAGCTGGAGATATCCGAGCGCATGCGGCCTTTCCTCATTGACCTGAAGAGCAACTTCACGTCTTACCGCCTGCAGGCTGCCTTTAGCCTGAGCAGCAAGTACGCCAAGCGCATCTACCAGCTGGCCTCGCAGTGGAAGGACATCGGGGAGACTAAGACCTACTCCCTGGATGAGTTCAAGGGCATGCTCAAGCTCAAGGACCCAGCTGGTAAAGAGCCCGAGCAGTACGCCCAGATTTCCTCCTTGCAGAAGTACGTGCTCGACGTGGCCACGACGCAGATAAACGAGCACACCGACTTGCGCATCAAGTACGAGCTCCTGAAAAAGGGTCGCTCCTTCCAAAGCATCAAGTTCTACGTCAACACCCAGGTACCTCAGCAACTGCCTATCCCCTTCGAGCTGGAGGCCGACGACGCCAAGATGCAACTGGCCCGCAAACACCTCGAAACCCTAGGTATTGCCGAACCCAAGCTGGTGCAGGAGATTCTGCAGTCGCCCAAGCACGTGGATGCCTTGTTTGCCTTTATCTACAAGCTGAAGACTGATAAAATCAAGGCTACCAAAAATCCGGGTGGCTTGTTTCTGAAGATGCAAGGCTTGCGCTAG
- a CDS encoding erythromycin esterase family protein — protein MTICCTSTCPILRAAHVPLRITGFDNQLYSDYSRQQFPTYFHTYLVHHRLPFLQTTTYRHFFRPFLDTLLVSSNFITGKLDLDNPDKARAIKAIKDKRGKLRRFETCLDTLTAQLPVTDGTPAEAFNRLLLRNLYALAQESAVYTEDRTATYNVRDAQMAANLDWLANTQFKNEKIIVWAASAHLVKGRGSDYLVQSRFTPAEQAQLRADNEALHPMGQVFMDLPHNRQQTYIVGFISRMGSSQRTVAATATALSPPVKNSLESWLPANLAYGFLDFQPLRAQLVGQPPEYFAMQGIRHQTQYANWPNFFDGIFYVQTMTPCTKTNFTPSK, from the coding sequence GTGACCATTTGTTGTACGAGTACGTGCCCCATACTACGCGCAGCGCACGTCCCCCTGCGTATCACCGGCTTTGACAATCAACTCTACTCGGACTACAGTCGACAACAGTTTCCAACTTATTTCCACACTTACTTAGTGCACCACCGCTTGCCCTTTCTGCAGACCACCACTTACCGGCATTTCTTTCGGCCCTTTTTAGACACGCTGCTGGTGTCCAGCAATTTCATCACCGGGAAGCTGGATTTGGATAATCCAGATAAGGCACGGGCTATTAAGGCTATTAAGGATAAAAGAGGCAAATTAAGGCGTTTTGAAACGTGTCTGGATACCCTCACGGCGCAATTGCCAGTGACCGACGGCACGCCCGCCGAAGCGTTTAACCGGCTGCTCCTGCGCAATCTTTATGCCCTTGCGCAGGAAAGCGCGGTGTACACGGAGGACCGCACGGCCACCTACAATGTGCGCGATGCCCAGATGGCCGCGAACCTAGACTGGTTAGCCAATACGCAGTTCAAGAACGAAAAAATCATCGTGTGGGCCGCCAGTGCCCACCTAGTGAAAGGCCGGGGGAGCGACTACTTGGTGCAGTCTCGGTTCACCCCCGCTGAGCAAGCGCAACTGCGCGCCGATAACGAGGCGTTGCATCCCATGGGACAGGTATTCATGGACCTCCCGCACAATCGTCAGCAAACGTATATCGTCGGCTTTATCTCTCGTATGGGCAGCAGCCAGCGCACGGTTGCCGCAACGGCTACTGCGCTAAGCCCACCTGTTAAAAACAGTTTGGAAAGCTGGCTACCTGCTAACCTGGCCTATGGCTTCCTGGATTTCCAACCGTTACGGGCGCAACTCGTGGGCCAACCGCCCGAGTATTTTGCCATGCAAGGCATCCGGCACCAAACGCAGTATGCGAATTGGCCCAATTTCTTCGATGGTATTTTCTACGTGCAGACAATGACCCCCTGCACTAAAACAAATTTTACGCCCAGTAAATGA
- a CDS encoding recombinase family protein has protein sequence MAMIFGYARVSTSDQHLHLQTDALQAYGCVEVAQEKVSSVKERPALQHLLTRLRPGDTLVVWKLDRLGRSLKDLVALVTGFQDQGVHFVSLQDHLDTTTAQGRLMFNLFASLAEFERDIIRERTKAGLTAARARGRQGGRPKGLSKEALSKAQAAKTLYLQQDKTVAEIGQLLGVGRATIYRYLAQLGGPHGAVTTRVWQLIASPGSWKVPRCN, from the coding sequence ATGGCGATGATTTTCGGCTATGCCCGCGTGAGTACCTCCGACCAGCACCTACACCTGCAGACCGATGCCTTGCAGGCCTACGGCTGCGTGGAGGTGGCCCAGGAGAAAGTGTCCTCGGTGAAAGAACGCCCGGCCCTGCAGCACCTGCTGACCCGGCTGCGGCCCGGCGATACGCTCGTGGTCTGGAAACTCGACCGGCTGGGCCGCTCGCTCAAGGACCTGGTCGCGTTGGTGACCGGGTTTCAGGACCAGGGGGTGCACTTCGTCAGCCTGCAGGACCACCTGGACACGACCACGGCCCAGGGCCGGCTCATGTTTAACCTGTTTGCCTCGCTGGCCGAGTTTGAGCGCGACATCATCCGCGAACGAACCAAGGCGGGACTGACGGCGGCCCGCGCCCGCGGCCGGCAGGGCGGCCGGCCCAAGGGGCTGTCGAAGGAGGCCCTCTCCAAAGCCCAGGCGGCGAAGACCCTCTACCTGCAGCAGGACAAGACCGTAGCCGAAATCGGCCAGCTCCTCGGCGTGGGCCGCGCCACCATTTACCGTTACCTCGCCCAGCTTGGGGGTCCCCACGGGGCAGTTACCACCCGTGTCTGGCAATTAATTGCTTCCCCTGGCTCATGGAAGGTGCCGAGGTGCAACTAG
- a CDS encoding transporter, which translates to MRAFRLLSLGLLLTGGLSALAQAPTGLPAPDPAGVDTLRARKRVYTLFKPVPGALMRPLSTDRPDATESAYSVDAGHFQLETDVLRLGRSRLAGQAVAQQELGFNHANLKMGLTHNVDLQVVVESYTVQTEGEGDTGTRRAGFGDVTVRLKRNLWGNDGGPTAFALMPFVKLPTGRSCGNGAWEGGIVTPFSVQLPHDFTLGTQFQATFNRDSEAREHFLELAPTLTVGHDLYKTLGGFVEIATAWDTRGRAWSATLNGGPVLRLGENLQLDTGINLALTKDTPTTYFLGCSFRR; encoded by the coding sequence ATGCGTGCATTTCGACTTCTCTCCCTGGGCCTGCTGCTGACCGGTGGCCTGTCCGCGCTGGCGCAAGCCCCCACCGGGCTGCCCGCCCCGGACCCCGCCGGCGTGGACACGCTGCGGGCCCGCAAACGGGTTTACACCTTGTTCAAGCCCGTGCCCGGGGCCCTGATGCGGCCGCTGAGCACCGACCGGCCCGACGCCACGGAAAGCGCCTACTCGGTGGACGCGGGCCACTTCCAGCTGGAAACCGACGTGCTGCGCCTGGGCCGCTCCCGCTTAGCGGGGCAGGCGGTTGCGCAACAGGAGCTGGGGTTCAACCACGCCAACCTGAAAATGGGGCTCACCCACAACGTGGACCTGCAGGTAGTGGTCGAGTCCTACACCGTGCAGACGGAGGGCGAGGGCGACACGGGCACCCGGCGGGCGGGCTTCGGCGACGTGACCGTGCGGCTCAAGCGCAACCTGTGGGGCAACGACGGGGGCCCCACGGCCTTTGCCCTGATGCCCTTCGTGAAGCTGCCCACGGGCCGCAGCTGCGGCAACGGCGCCTGGGAGGGCGGCATCGTTACGCCGTTCTCGGTGCAGCTGCCCCACGATTTTACCCTGGGCACGCAGTTTCAGGCCACTTTCAACCGCGACAGCGAAGCCCGGGAGCACTTCCTGGAGCTGGCGCCCACGCTAACGGTGGGCCACGATTTGTACAAGACCCTGGGGGGCTTCGTGGAAATTGCCACCGCCTGGGACACCCGGGGCCGCGCTTGGAGCGCCACGCTCAACGGCGGGCCCGTGCTGCGCCTGGGCGAGAACCTGCAGCTGGACACGGGCATCAACCTGGCCCTGACCAAAGACACGCCCACCACGTACTTTCTCGGATGTAGCTTCCGGCGCTAG
- a CDS encoding toxin-antitoxin system YwqK family antitoxin: MAKLYILQFLLLIVSIPTLAQRPKPAAVTLPPADTVYFDRDWERTETLEEVSYARVARHDAAGKTMGTVRDYFYPSWKKQWEGKMASEAPDKPTGLCCGWHENGQVSFKGTYVNGVQQADFRSWRDDGREIKCKSLMQEALPLSTASIHCSNCMHISRKVFTVDIPEGTVGIVYKLDVRDEGQPPVSWSTALALAGVVGTGGMSAPALLTTAATALTKQGNNAPPTVSTKCHWYITPDEASAQQFLDTKGYIKDVKSCLRVASNTPQETRPISLPPGIRRLYVCVNNDNYTTDATATLSVTALVQTCK; the protein is encoded by the coding sequence ATGGCAAAACTTTACATTCTTCAATTTCTACTTCTGATTGTCAGCATTCCTACGCTCGCCCAGCGGCCCAAGCCCGCCGCGGTTACCCTGCCCCCGGCCGATACCGTCTACTTTGACCGCGACTGGGAGCGCACCGAAACACTGGAGGAAGTCAGCTACGCCCGCGTTGCCCGCCACGATGCCGCCGGCAAAACCATGGGCACGGTGCGGGACTACTTTTATCCGTCCTGGAAAAAGCAGTGGGAAGGCAAGATGGCCAGCGAAGCCCCCGACAAGCCCACGGGACTGTGTTGCGGCTGGCACGAAAACGGCCAGGTGAGCTTCAAGGGCACCTACGTCAACGGCGTGCAGCAAGCCGACTTTCGCAGCTGGCGCGACGATGGCCGGGAAATCAAGTGCAAGTCTCTCATGCAGGAGGCGCTGCCGCTGAGCACCGCCTCGATTCACTGCAGCAACTGCATGCACATCAGCCGCAAAGTCTTCACCGTGGACATTCCCGAAGGCACGGTGGGCATCGTCTACAAGCTGGATGTGCGCGACGAAGGCCAGCCCCCGGTGTCGTGGTCCACGGCTCTGGCCCTGGCCGGCGTAGTCGGTACGGGCGGCATGTCCGCGCCCGCCCTGCTGACTACGGCGGCTACGGCCCTCACAAAGCAGGGCAACAATGCGCCGCCCACCGTGAGCACCAAATGCCACTGGTACATCACGCCCGACGAAGCCTCAGCGCAGCAGTTTCTGGACACCAAAGGCTACATCAAGGACGTGAAGAGCTGCCTGCGCGTGGCGTCCAACACCCCCCAGGAAACCCGGCCCATCAGCCTGCCGCCCGGCATCCGCCGGCTCTACGTGTGCGTGAACAACGACAACTACACCACCGACGCCACGGCAACGCTGAGCGTGACGGCGCTGGTGCAGACCTGCAAGTAG
- a CDS encoding site-specific integrase — protein MENSAALTVNPVGHGLAHHTGAAARYVEAGLTGAPNTARAYAAHLKRFSAWCTEHGFSALPAPVDALVGFCTHLAEAGKKVGTLEQHCAAISKAHAVRGVDSPTDDKQFKIFMDGVRRLHGVRQKQAPAFSLVQLKQLVRSLDVETVTGLRDRAILLLGFTGAFRRSELTALNLQDLRFTEECLVVSLGKSKTNQLGDYEEKAIFYSPEPAVCPIRSLKAWLEQLERSDGPVFVMLRKGNRITANRLSDQTINTLVQRYLGPGYTAHSLRASFVTVAKLNGADDSKIMNQTKHKTSAMIRRYTRLDNVQQHNAAKELGL, from the coding sequence ATGGAAAACTCCGCCGCACTGACCGTGAATCCCGTGGGCCACGGGCTGGCGCACCACACGGGCGCGGCCGCCCGCTATGTCGAGGCCGGGCTGACCGGCGCACCCAATACGGCCCGTGCGTATGCCGCGCACCTGAAGCGCTTCAGCGCCTGGTGCACCGAGCACGGCTTCTCGGCGCTGCCGGCGCCCGTTGATGCGCTGGTTGGTTTTTGTACCCATCTGGCCGAAGCCGGCAAAAAGGTCGGCACCTTGGAGCAGCACTGCGCGGCCATCAGCAAGGCGCATGCGGTTCGTGGTGTGGACTCGCCAACGGACGACAAGCAGTTCAAGATTTTCATGGATGGAGTGCGCCGGTTACATGGCGTTCGGCAAAAGCAGGCGCCGGCATTTTCACTTGTGCAACTCAAGCAGCTCGTGCGCAGCCTGGACGTGGAAACGGTGACCGGTCTGCGGGACCGGGCCATTCTGTTACTCGGTTTCACGGGGGCGTTTCGCCGCTCCGAGCTGACCGCCCTCAACCTGCAGGACTTACGCTTTACTGAGGAGTGCTTGGTCGTGTCACTAGGCAAGAGCAAAACCAATCAACTGGGTGACTATGAGGAGAAGGCAATTTTCTACTCCCCTGAGCCGGCGGTGTGCCCCATCCGTTCCCTCAAGGCATGGCTGGAGCAACTGGAACGCAGCGATGGGCCGGTGTTTGTCATGCTTCGCAAGGGCAACCGAATTACTGCTAATCGGCTCTCAGACCAGACCATTAACACCCTAGTGCAGCGTTACTTGGGACCCGGCTACACAGCCCATTCGTTGCGGGCTTCCTTTGTCACGGTGGCGAAGCTCAACGGAGCGGACGATAGCAAAATTATGAACCAAACCAAGCACAAAACCAGTGCGATGATTCGGCGCTATACGCGACTAGACAATGTACAGCAGCATAATGCCGCCAAAGAGTTAGGCCTGTAA
- a CDS encoding MBL fold metallo-hydrolase, with protein MQLQLVRHSTLRLDYAGVKFLIDPMFADQGVFPGLPGTPNSHLSNPTVGLPGPVQDYTQVDAVVVTHTHFDHWDEAASAQLPKHLPVFTQHAQDQALIRSQGFTDVRLIQGATFNGVSLTQTPGQHGSDAVMAVAGEMLGQVSGVVFTHPEEKTLYMGFF; from the coding sequence ATGCAGCTTCAACTGGTTCGCCACTCAACGCTTCGCCTGGACTACGCCGGCGTTAAATTTCTCATTGACCCCATGTTCGCCGACCAGGGCGTCTTCCCCGGGCTGCCCGGCACCCCCAACAGCCACCTGAGCAACCCCACCGTTGGCTTGCCCGGCCCGGTGCAGGACTACACGCAGGTCGACGCCGTGGTGGTCACCCACACCCACTTCGACCACTGGGACGAGGCCGCCAGTGCCCAGTTGCCCAAGCACCTGCCCGTCTTCACCCAGCACGCCCAGGACCAGGCGCTGATTCGCTCGCAGGGCTTCACCGATGTGCGCCTGATTCAGGGCGCTACTTTCAACGGCGTTTCGCTGACCCAGACGCCGGGCCAGCACGGCAGCGACGCCGTCATGGCGGTTGCGGGGGAAATGCTCGGGCAGGTTTCCGGCGTGGTGTTTACGCATCCCGAGGAGAAGACGCTCTACATGGGGTTCTTTTAG